From a single Shewanella donghaensis genomic region:
- the purK gene encoding 5-(carboxyamino)imidazole ribonucleotide synthase, whose product MPKQDSQPTQAKQHNVWVLGDGQLGAMLSHAGQPLAINVRPVDIMTPSDEQLPLSDNDVITAEREQWPESNLSLQLSEHKHFINGPVFGRLADRFTQKSLLDELAVPTSPWELVDDNTQTAKLHQQYGERVLLKRRTGGYDGKGQHWLKQAESTSIPADWRNEAIAEQAINFDEEISLVGVRTKSGECLFYPLTLNLHQDGILMASIAPLARLSHLQTQAEGMLSKIMHELEYVGVMAMECFRVGEDLLVNELAPRVHNSGHWTQSGCHINQFELHLRALCELPMHTPQVNHQCVMVNLIGVDKDDRWLSLPNAELFWYNKEVRVGRKVGHLNLSVHNNAMLNDSINKLQQWMPEQYQAPLAWILEEFSAN is encoded by the coding sequence ATGCCTAAGCAAGACTCTCAGCCGACACAAGCTAAACAACATAATGTTTGGGTGCTAGGCGATGGCCAATTAGGTGCGATGCTATCTCATGCTGGTCAACCATTGGCAATCAATGTCCGCCCAGTGGATATTATGACGCCATCAGATGAACAGTTACCACTGAGTGATAATGACGTCATCACTGCAGAAAGAGAGCAATGGCCTGAATCAAATCTGAGCCTACAGTTAAGTGAACATAAGCACTTTATTAATGGACCAGTATTTGGCCGTCTTGCTGATCGTTTTACCCAAAAAAGTTTACTTGATGAATTGGCGGTTCCTACTTCGCCTTGGGAACTCGTTGACGATAATACTCAGACAGCTAAATTGCATCAGCAATATGGCGAACGCGTATTATTAAAGCGCCGCACAGGCGGTTATGACGGTAAAGGCCAGCATTGGCTAAAACAAGCTGAGTCGACTTCGATTCCTGCTGATTGGCGCAATGAAGCGATTGCTGAACAGGCAATCAATTTTGATGAAGAAATATCATTAGTCGGTGTACGCACTAAATCAGGTGAATGTCTGTTTTATCCACTGACACTAAATCTGCATCAAGATGGTATTTTAATGGCGTCAATCGCGCCATTAGCCCGTTTAAGCCATTTACAAACCCAAGCGGAAGGCATGCTTAGCAAAATAATGCATGAACTTGAGTACGTGGGCGTAATGGCGATGGAATGTTTCCGTGTTGGTGAAGATTTACTGGTTAATGAATTAGCACCTCGAGTTCATAACTCTGGCCATTGGACACAATCTGGTTGTCACATAAACCAGTTTGAACTGCATCTTCGCGCTTTATGCGAATTACCAATGCATACCCCTCAAGTAAACCATCAATGTGTCATGGTGAACTTAATCGGTGTTGATAAAGATGATCGCTGGTTGAGCTTACCGAATGCTGAATTATTCTGGTATAACAAAGAAGTGAGAGTCGGTCGTAAAGTCGGTCACTTAAACTTATCTGTGCATAATAATGCGATGCTAAATGACAGTATTAACAAGCTTCAGCAATGGATGCCAGAGCAATATCAAGCTCCGCTAGCCTGGATACTTGAAGAGTTTAGCGCTAACTAA
- a CDS encoding methyl-accepting chemotaxis protein, with the protein MQSHNNKLQAQLLYPLITLVVLALLIILILPNEIDKTTVLLIVASLGISQTILGIYLYKSLLQSRLLKLSEYLSLVISTETAPEKPLTDDRGDQLASITNNLSHFIEDLKSVLDDIRHDANNFRLGSQELAEQMISAESSVDKSTSETEQISASLAEIVQTADELSNSADELKSTSTQVKELLELGNSDALNNQNSMTTFANGIESMVSDLDLLNGDSQKIGNVLEVIKSIAEQTNLLALNAAIEAARAGEQGRGFAVVADEVRALAHRTQESTVEIQSIVLELQEKAGNAVNAIGESQRVTQESVLQCQRVTQAFNDIGGAFEQLDSVASNMTYSIQGQQSSTSSINTRAIEIERLSHDVQLSLKTISNRANTQKLSSEHLEKVLTRVCV; encoded by the coding sequence ATGCAATCCCATAATAATAAACTGCAAGCACAACTGCTTTACCCATTAATTACGCTGGTGGTATTAGCGCTATTAATCATCCTTATTCTGCCTAATGAAATTGATAAAACGACGGTATTATTAATAGTTGCGTCACTTGGCATTTCACAAACCATACTGGGTATTTATCTCTATAAAAGCTTACTGCAGTCTCGCTTACTGAAGTTGTCTGAATATTTGTCGCTAGTGATCAGTACTGAAACAGCGCCAGAGAAACCGTTAACAGATGATAGAGGCGACCAACTCGCATCGATCACCAATAATCTTAGTCACTTTATTGAAGATCTAAAGTCGGTATTGGATGACATAAGACACGATGCCAACAATTTCAGGTTAGGTTCTCAAGAGTTGGCGGAGCAAATGATTTCAGCGGAATCATCAGTGGATAAAAGCACCTCGGAAACTGAACAAATATCAGCGTCATTAGCTGAGATAGTGCAAACCGCAGATGAGCTCTCAAACAGCGCCGATGAACTCAAATCGACTTCAACTCAGGTGAAAGAGCTACTTGAGTTGGGCAATAGTGATGCTTTAAATAATCAAAATTCAATGACAACGTTTGCGAATGGCATTGAAAGTATGGTGTCTGATTTAGACCTGTTAAACGGTGACAGCCAGAAAATTGGTAATGTGCTTGAAGTGATTAAAAGTATTGCAGAGCAAACTAACCTACTGGCATTGAATGCTGCTATTGAAGCGGCGAGAGCGGGTGAGCAAGGGCGAGGCTTTGCTGTGGTGGCTGATGAAGTCCGCGCACTGGCGCATCGAACTCAAGAGTCGACAGTTGAGATTCAATCGATTGTATTAGAACTACAAGAGAAAGCAGGTAATGCAGTCAATGCTATTGGTGAAAGCCAACGGGTTACCCAAGAAAGTGTGCTGCAATGTCAACGAGTCACTCAAGCATTTAATGATATTGGCGGCGCATTTGAGCAGCTTGATAGCGTCGCCAGTAATATGACCTACAGTATTCAAGGTCAGCAATCATCAACAAGCAGCATTAATACCCGCGCCATTGAAATTGAACGCTTAAGTCATGATGTACAGCTAAGTTTGAAAACGATTTCAAACCGAGCTAATACACAAAAGTTGAGCTCTGAACATCTTGAAAAAGTTCTGACACGGGTATGTGTTTGA
- a CDS encoding transglycosylase SLT domain-containing protein has product MKWFFRALGTVILLQLAGCATPPPKEPDNLCSIFQENRSWYKSAVKTRDKWGVPVHIPLAMMYQESSFKHNAAPPMEYFLGFIPTGRASDAYGYAQAKTMTWDDYVRETGNSWSSRSNFDDAMDFMGWFIYKTHAINGVSKWDAKNQYLNYHEGWGGYKRGSYKAKAWLGPVANRVDARSKNYARQYQTCKEDLDSSWLWRLFFA; this is encoded by the coding sequence ATGAAGTGGTTTTTTCGTGCATTAGGCACTGTTATTCTTTTACAGCTTGCAGGCTGTGCAACCCCTCCCCCTAAAGAGCCTGATAATTTATGCTCAATTTTTCAAGAAAATCGTTCTTGGTATAAATCTGCCGTCAAAACTCGTGATAAGTGGGGCGTGCCAGTACATATTCCATTGGCTATGATGTATCAAGAAAGCTCGTTTAAACATAACGCAGCGCCGCCAATGGAATACTTCTTAGGTTTTATCCCTACAGGCCGAGCAAGTGATGCCTATGGTTATGCTCAAGCTAAAACCATGACGTGGGATGACTACGTTCGAGAGACGGGAAACTCATGGTCGAGTCGCAGCAACTTTGATGATGCGATGGACTTTATGGGCTGGTTCATCTATAAAACCCATGCCATTAATGGCGTGTCAAAATGGGATGCTAAAAATCAGTATTTGAATTATCACGAAGGTTGGGGCGGCTATAAACGTGGCTCCTATAAAGCCAAAGCTTGGCTTGGACCTGTGGCTAATCGTGTAGATGCTCGTTCTAAAAACTATGCGAGACAGTATCAAACTTGCAAGGAAGATCTCGACTCGTCATGGTTATGGCGCTTATTTTTTGCTTAA